In Rhineura floridana isolate rRhiFlo1 chromosome 1, rRhiFlo1.hap2, whole genome shotgun sequence, the following proteins share a genomic window:
- the LRATD2 gene encoding protein LRATD2: MGNQVEKLTHLNYKEVPTTDPTGMDRDEGPRIGVSYIFSNDDDDVEPQQDSVVSGLGGEQPVSQPYDPRLHEVECSVYYRDECIYQKSFSGDTVLPDEVGGGDHLATYTPENLLNRCKAGDLVEFVCQAQYPHWVVYVGDFQVVHLHRLEVVNSFLTDASQGRRGRIANQLYHYKALSPATVVRNALDQVGCKDQDLSWRNSECFAAWCRYGKREFKIGGELRIGKQPYRLQIHLGDKRSHTLEFQSLEDLIMEKRRNDQIGRTAVIQELSSHLQAADAEEDETDNKGPGARTAAE, encoded by the coding sequence ATGGGGAATCAAGTGGAGAAGCTGACCCACTTAAACTACAAGGAGGTTCCCACGACTGACCCAACAGGCATGGACAGAGATGAGGGACCCCGGATTGGGGTCTCCTACATATTTtccaacgatgatgatgatgtggagCCACAGCAGGACTCGGTAGTGTCAGGTCTAGGTGGGGAGCAGCCTGTATCGCAGCCATATGACCCCCGCCTTCATGAAGTGGAATGTTCCGTCTATTACCGTGATGAGTGCATTTATCAGAAAAGCTTTTCCGGGGATACTGTGTTACCCGATGaggtgggtggaggggaccacCTAGCCACCTACACCCCAGAAAACCTGTTGAACAGGTGCAAAGCTGGCGATCTGGTGGAGTTTGTGTGCCAGGCCCAATACCCCCACTGGGTGGTCTATGTTGGGGATTTCCAAGTGGTGCATCTACACAGATTGGAAGTAGTGAACAGCTTTCTGACAGACGCCAGCCAGGGCAGGAGGGGACGCATCGCCAACCAGTTGTACCATTACAAAGCGCTGAGTCCGGCCACGGTGGTGCGGAACGCCTTGGATCAAGTCGGTTGCAAGGACCAGGACCTCAGCTGGAGGAACTCTGAGTGTTTTGCGGCTTGGTGCCGTTATGGGAAGCGCGAGTTCAAAATTGGCGGGGAGCTGCGCATAGGCAAGCAGCCATACCGCTTGCAGATCCACCTGGGAGACAAACGCAGCCACACGCTGGAGTTTCAGAGCCTGGAGGATCTCATTATGGAGAAGAGAAGGAACGATCAGATAGGGAGAACGGCTGTCATTCAAGAGCTATCCAGCCATCTGCAGGCGGCAGACGCAGAAGAAGATGAGACTGATAACAAAGGTCCAGGTGCCCGGACAGCTGCTGAGTAG